A window of Sander vitreus isolate 19-12246 chromosome 18, sanVit1, whole genome shotgun sequence contains these coding sequences:
- the pax1b gene encoding paired box protein Pax-1 isoform X4, producing MSYGEVNQLGGMFVNGRPLPGPVRLRIVELAQRGMRPCDISRQLRVSHGCVSKILARYNDTGSILPGAIGGSKPRVTTPAVVRSIGDYKQGDPGIFAWEIRDRLLSDGVCDKHNVPSVSSISRILRNKSLSHPYESGKPAPAQLQYGHVYPSYSYTGPAGTHTGTGHVGLPRSWHNILGIRAFMDPAALCGSEGHSAKMEDMTTMTSMTSSMSSMSGSRPFSSGVNEVEKTSNEPEVKYQQQSSPSLHGYVSACAYSSPNQYGVYGGPAANYMSTGHHWQPQSSSLTPSLTPSLTPSLTPSLTPSLTPSLTFSLTPSLTPSLTPNLTPSLTQAHPDLAAAQDTADFHSATSFKFLQRDEDRKPQSPMYKHHRWSSAS from the exons AGCTACGGGGAGGTGAACCAGCTCGGAGGGATGTTTGTTAACGGCCGGCCGTTGCCCGGCCCGGTGCGGCTGCGGATCGTGGAGCTGGCGCAGCGCGGCATGCGGCCCTGCGACATCAGCCGCCAGCTGCGCGTCTCCCACGGCTGCGTGTCCAAGATCCTGGCGCGCTACAACGACACCGGCTCCATCCTGCCCGGAGCCATCGGCGGCAGCAAGCCGCGGGTCACCACCCCTGCCGTGGTTCGGAGCATCGGGGACTACAAGCAGGGCGACCCGGGCATCTTCGCCTGGGAAATCCGGGACAGGCTGCTGTCGGACGGGGTGTGTGACAAGCACAACGTGCCGTCTGTCAGCTCCATCAGCCGGATACTCAGGAATAAATCTCTGTCACATCCGTATGAGAGCGGCAAACCGGCCCCGGCTCAGCTGCAGTACGGACACGTGTACCCGTCATACTCATACACCGGGCCCGCAGGGACCCACACCGGGACCGGACACGTCGGCCTGCCGCGGAGCTGGCACAACATCCTGGGCATACGAGCCTTCATGGACCCGGCAG CACTGTGTGGCTCTGAAGGACACTCAGCCAAAATGGAGGATATGACCACTATGACCAGTATGACCAGTAGTATGAGCAGTATGAGCGGCAGCAGACCGTTTTCCTCTGGAGTCAATGAAGTGGAGAAAACCAGCAACGAGCCGGAAGTCAAATACCAACAGCAG TCTTCGCCCAGTCTGCATGGTTACGTCTCAGCCTGTGCGTACTCCTCACCGAACCAGTACGGCGTCTACGGAGGTCCAGCAGCCAACTACATGAGTACAGGACACCACTGGCAGCCCCAGTCCTCCAGTCTGACTCCCAGTCTGACTCCCAGTCTGACTCCCAGTCTGACTCCCAGTCTGACTCCCAGTCTCACTCCCAGTCTCACTTTCAGTCTGACTCCCAGTCTCACTCCCAGTCTCACTCCCAATCTTACACCCAGTCTGACTCAGGCCCATCCCGATCTTGCAGCAGCACAGGACACCGCAGATTTCCATTCTGCAACTTCTTTCAAATTTCTTCAAAGAGACG AGGACAGGAAACCTCAGAGTCCAATGTACAAACATCACAGATGGTCTTCAGCCTCGTGA
- the pax1b gene encoding paired box protein Pax-1 isoform X5, whose translation MFVNGRPLPGPVRLRIVELAQRGMRPCDISRQLRVSHGCVSKILARYNDTGSILPGAIGGSKPRVTTPAVVRSIGDYKQGDPGIFAWEIRDRLLSDGVCDKHNVPSVSSISRILRNKSLSHPYESGKPAPAQLQYGHVYPSYSYTGPAGTHTGTGHVGLPRSWHNILGIRAFMDPAALCGSEGHSAKMEDMTTMTSMTSSMSSMSGSRPFSSGVNEVEKTSNEPEVKYQQQSSPSLHGYVSACAYSSPNQYGVYGGPAANYMSTGHHWQPQSSSLTPSLTPSLTPSLTPSLTPSLTPSLTFSLTPSLTPSLTPNLTPSLTQAHPDLAAAQDTADFHSATSFKFLQRDEDRKPQSPMYKHHRWSSAS comes from the exons ATGTTTGTTAACGGCCGGCCGTTGCCCGGCCCGGTGCGGCTGCGGATCGTGGAGCTGGCGCAGCGCGGCATGCGGCCCTGCGACATCAGCCGCCAGCTGCGCGTCTCCCACGGCTGCGTGTCCAAGATCCTGGCGCGCTACAACGACACCGGCTCCATCCTGCCCGGAGCCATCGGCGGCAGCAAGCCGCGGGTCACCACCCCTGCCGTGGTTCGGAGCATCGGGGACTACAAGCAGGGCGACCCGGGCATCTTCGCCTGGGAAATCCGGGACAGGCTGCTGTCGGACGGGGTGTGTGACAAGCACAACGTGCCGTCTGTCAGCTCCATCAGCCGGATACTCAGGAATAAATCTCTGTCACATCCGTATGAGAGCGGCAAACCGGCCCCGGCTCAGCTGCAGTACGGACACGTGTACCCGTCATACTCATACACCGGGCCCGCAGGGACCCACACCGGGACCGGACACGTCGGCCTGCCGCGGAGCTGGCACAACATCCTGGGCATACGAGCCTTCATGGACCCGGCAG CACTGTGTGGCTCTGAAGGACACTCAGCCAAAATGGAGGATATGACCACTATGACCAGTATGACCAGTAGTATGAGCAGTATGAGCGGCAGCAGACCGTTTTCCTCTGGAGTCAATGAAGTGGAGAAAACCAGCAACGAGCCGGAAGTCAAATACCAACAGCAG TCTTCGCCCAGTCTGCATGGTTACGTCTCAGCCTGTGCGTACTCCTCACCGAACCAGTACGGCGTCTACGGAGGTCCAGCAGCCAACTACATGAGTACAGGACACCACTGGCAGCCCCAGTCCTCCAGTCTGACTCCCAGTCTGACTCCCAGTCTGACTCCCAGTCTGACTCCCAGTCTGACTCCCAGTCTCACTCCCAGTCTCACTTTCAGTCTGACTCCCAGTCTCACTCCCAGTCTCACTCCCAATCTTACACCCAGTCTGACTCAGGCCCATCCCGATCTTGCAGCAGCACAGGACACCGCAGATTTCCATTCTGCAACTTCTTTCAAATTTCTTCAAAGAGACG AGGACAGGAAACCTCAGAGTCCAATGTACAAACATCACAGATGGTCTTCAGCCTCGTGA
- the pax1b gene encoding paired box protein Pax-1 isoform X3: MAQSYGEVNQLGGMFVNGRPLPGPVRLRIVELAQRGMRPCDISRQLRVSHGCVSKILARYNDTGSILPGAIGGSKPRVTTPAVVRSIGDYKQGDPGIFAWEIRDRLLSDGVCDKHNVPSVSSISRILRNKSLSHPYESGKPAPAQLQYGHVYPSYSYTGPAGTHTGTGHVGLPRSWHNILGIRAFMDPAALCGSEGHSAKMEDMTTMTSMTSSMSSMSGSRPFSSGVNEVEKTSNEPEVKYQQQSSPSLHGYVSACAYSSPNQYGVYGGPAANYMSTGHHWQPQSSSLTPSLTPSLTPSLTPSLTPSLTPSLTFSLTPSLTPSLTPNLTPSLTQAHPDLAAAQDTADFHSATSFKFLQRDEDRKPQSPMYKHHRWSSAS, encoded by the exons cgCAGAGCTACGGGGAGGTGAACCAGCTCGGAGGGATGTTTGTTAACGGCCGGCCGTTGCCCGGCCCGGTGCGGCTGCGGATCGTGGAGCTGGCGCAGCGCGGCATGCGGCCCTGCGACATCAGCCGCCAGCTGCGCGTCTCCCACGGCTGCGTGTCCAAGATCCTGGCGCGCTACAACGACACCGGCTCCATCCTGCCCGGAGCCATCGGCGGCAGCAAGCCGCGGGTCACCACCCCTGCCGTGGTTCGGAGCATCGGGGACTACAAGCAGGGCGACCCGGGCATCTTCGCCTGGGAAATCCGGGACAGGCTGCTGTCGGACGGGGTGTGTGACAAGCACAACGTGCCGTCTGTCAGCTCCATCAGCCGGATACTCAGGAATAAATCTCTGTCACATCCGTATGAGAGCGGCAAACCGGCCCCGGCTCAGCTGCAGTACGGACACGTGTACCCGTCATACTCATACACCGGGCCCGCAGGGACCCACACCGGGACCGGACACGTCGGCCTGCCGCGGAGCTGGCACAACATCCTGGGCATACGAGCCTTCATGGACCCGGCAG CACTGTGTGGCTCTGAAGGACACTCAGCCAAAATGGAGGATATGACCACTATGACCAGTATGACCAGTAGTATGAGCAGTATGAGCGGCAGCAGACCGTTTTCCTCTGGAGTCAATGAAGTGGAGAAAACCAGCAACGAGCCGGAAGTCAAATACCAACAGCAG TCTTCGCCCAGTCTGCATGGTTACGTCTCAGCCTGTGCGTACTCCTCACCGAACCAGTACGGCGTCTACGGAGGTCCAGCAGCCAACTACATGAGTACAGGACACCACTGGCAGCCCCAGTCCTCCAGTCTGACTCCCAGTCTGACTCCCAGTCTGACTCCCAGTCTGACTCCCAGTCTGACTCCCAGTCTCACTCCCAGTCTCACTTTCAGTCTGACTCCCAGTCTCACTCCCAGTCTCACTCCCAATCTTACACCCAGTCTGACTCAGGCCCATCCCGATCTTGCAGCAGCACAGGACACCGCAGATTTCCATTCTGCAACTTCTTTCAAATTTCTTCAAAGAGACG AGGACAGGAAACCTCAGAGTCCAATGTACAAACATCACAGATGGTCTTCAGCCTCGTGA
- the pax1b gene encoding paired box protein Pax-1 isoform X2, giving the protein MFSYAQSYGEVNQLGGMFVNGRPLPGPVRLRIVELAQRGMRPCDISRQLRVSHGCVSKILARYNDTGSILPGAIGGSKPRVTTPAVVRSIGDYKQGDPGIFAWEIRDRLLSDGVCDKHNVPSVSSISRILRNKSLSHPYESGKPAPAQLQYGHVYPSYSYTGPAGTHTGTGHVGLPRSWHNILGIRAFMDPAALCGSEGHSAKMEDMTTMTSMTSSMSSMSGSRPFSSGVNEVEKTSNEPEVKYQQQSSPSLHGYVSACAYSSPNQYGVYGGPAANYMSTGHHWQPQSSSLTPSLTPSLTPSLTPSLTPSLTPSLTFSLTPSLTPSLTPNLTPSLTQAHPDLAAAQDTADFHSATSFKFLQRDEDRKPQSPMYKHHRWSSAS; this is encoded by the exons cgCAGAGCTACGGGGAGGTGAACCAGCTCGGAGGGATGTTTGTTAACGGCCGGCCGTTGCCCGGCCCGGTGCGGCTGCGGATCGTGGAGCTGGCGCAGCGCGGCATGCGGCCCTGCGACATCAGCCGCCAGCTGCGCGTCTCCCACGGCTGCGTGTCCAAGATCCTGGCGCGCTACAACGACACCGGCTCCATCCTGCCCGGAGCCATCGGCGGCAGCAAGCCGCGGGTCACCACCCCTGCCGTGGTTCGGAGCATCGGGGACTACAAGCAGGGCGACCCGGGCATCTTCGCCTGGGAAATCCGGGACAGGCTGCTGTCGGACGGGGTGTGTGACAAGCACAACGTGCCGTCTGTCAGCTCCATCAGCCGGATACTCAGGAATAAATCTCTGTCACATCCGTATGAGAGCGGCAAACCGGCCCCGGCTCAGCTGCAGTACGGACACGTGTACCCGTCATACTCATACACCGGGCCCGCAGGGACCCACACCGGGACCGGACACGTCGGCCTGCCGCGGAGCTGGCACAACATCCTGGGCATACGAGCCTTCATGGACCCGGCAG CACTGTGTGGCTCTGAAGGACACTCAGCCAAAATGGAGGATATGACCACTATGACCAGTATGACCAGTAGTATGAGCAGTATGAGCGGCAGCAGACCGTTTTCCTCTGGAGTCAATGAAGTGGAGAAAACCAGCAACGAGCCGGAAGTCAAATACCAACAGCAG TCTTCGCCCAGTCTGCATGGTTACGTCTCAGCCTGTGCGTACTCCTCACCGAACCAGTACGGCGTCTACGGAGGTCCAGCAGCCAACTACATGAGTACAGGACACCACTGGCAGCCCCAGTCCTCCAGTCTGACTCCCAGTCTGACTCCCAGTCTGACTCCCAGTCTGACTCCCAGTCTGACTCCCAGTCTCACTCCCAGTCTCACTTTCAGTCTGACTCCCAGTCTCACTCCCAGTCTCACTCCCAATCTTACACCCAGTCTGACTCAGGCCCATCCCGATCTTGCAGCAGCACAGGACACCGCAGATTTCCATTCTGCAACTTCTTTCAAATTTCTTCAAAGAGACG AGGACAGGAAACCTCAGAGTCCAATGTACAAACATCACAGATGGTCTTCAGCCTCGTGA
- the pax1b gene encoding paired box protein Pax-1 isoform X1 encodes MHSLTSQSYGEVNQLGGMFVNGRPLPGPVRLRIVELAQRGMRPCDISRQLRVSHGCVSKILARYNDTGSILPGAIGGSKPRVTTPAVVRSIGDYKQGDPGIFAWEIRDRLLSDGVCDKHNVPSVSSISRILRNKSLSHPYESGKPAPAQLQYGHVYPSYSYTGPAGTHTGTGHVGLPRSWHNILGIRAFMDPAALCGSEGHSAKMEDMTTMTSMTSSMSSMSGSRPFSSGVNEVEKTSNEPEVKYQQQSSPSLHGYVSACAYSSPNQYGVYGGPAANYMSTGHHWQPQSSSLTPSLTPSLTPSLTPSLTPSLTPSLTFSLTPSLTPSLTPNLTPSLTQAHPDLAAAQDTADFHSATSFKFLQRDEDRKPQSPMYKHHRWSSAS; translated from the exons cgCAGAGCTACGGGGAGGTGAACCAGCTCGGAGGGATGTTTGTTAACGGCCGGCCGTTGCCCGGCCCGGTGCGGCTGCGGATCGTGGAGCTGGCGCAGCGCGGCATGCGGCCCTGCGACATCAGCCGCCAGCTGCGCGTCTCCCACGGCTGCGTGTCCAAGATCCTGGCGCGCTACAACGACACCGGCTCCATCCTGCCCGGAGCCATCGGCGGCAGCAAGCCGCGGGTCACCACCCCTGCCGTGGTTCGGAGCATCGGGGACTACAAGCAGGGCGACCCGGGCATCTTCGCCTGGGAAATCCGGGACAGGCTGCTGTCGGACGGGGTGTGTGACAAGCACAACGTGCCGTCTGTCAGCTCCATCAGCCGGATACTCAGGAATAAATCTCTGTCACATCCGTATGAGAGCGGCAAACCGGCCCCGGCTCAGCTGCAGTACGGACACGTGTACCCGTCATACTCATACACCGGGCCCGCAGGGACCCACACCGGGACCGGACACGTCGGCCTGCCGCGGAGCTGGCACAACATCCTGGGCATACGAGCCTTCATGGACCCGGCAG CACTGTGTGGCTCTGAAGGACACTCAGCCAAAATGGAGGATATGACCACTATGACCAGTATGACCAGTAGTATGAGCAGTATGAGCGGCAGCAGACCGTTTTCCTCTGGAGTCAATGAAGTGGAGAAAACCAGCAACGAGCCGGAAGTCAAATACCAACAGCAG TCTTCGCCCAGTCTGCATGGTTACGTCTCAGCCTGTGCGTACTCCTCACCGAACCAGTACGGCGTCTACGGAGGTCCAGCAGCCAACTACATGAGTACAGGACACCACTGGCAGCCCCAGTCCTCCAGTCTGACTCCCAGTCTGACTCCCAGTCTGACTCCCAGTCTGACTCCCAGTCTGACTCCCAGTCTCACTCCCAGTCTCACTTTCAGTCTGACTCCCAGTCTCACTCCCAGTCTCACTCCCAATCTTACACCCAGTCTGACTCAGGCCCATCCCGATCTTGCAGCAGCACAGGACACCGCAGATTTCCATTCTGCAACTTCTTTCAAATTTCTTCAAAGAGACG AGGACAGGAAACCTCAGAGTCCAATGTACAAACATCACAGATGGTCTTCAGCCTCGTGA